The proteins below come from a single Cystobacter ferrugineus genomic window:
- a CDS encoding TlpA family protein disulfide reductase: protein MLEDPPDARAQLIVFWASWCPPCREETPELLALAKNPPEELQILVFSHDADMQGVETFLGGPPATALHLRLDVGKRAALSLGVDTLPTSILVVDGRLVARFQGPREWNSRAMRRLLEKLTKEHPARAPTPAH, encoded by the coding sequence GTGCTCGAAGATCCACCGGACGCACGCGCCCAGCTCATCGTCTTCTGGGCCTCGTGGTGTCCTCCCTGCCGCGAGGAAACCCCCGAGCTGTTGGCCCTGGCGAAGAATCCCCCCGAGGAGCTCCAAATCCTGGTCTTCAGCCACGACGCCGACATGCAGGGCGTGGAGACGTTCCTCGGAGGGCCGCCCGCCACGGCCCTGCACCTGCGCCTGGACGTGGGAAAGCGCGCCGCCCTCTCCTTGGGCGTGGACACGCTTCCCACGAGCATCCTGGTGGTGGACGGACGCCTGGTCGCCCGCTTCCAGGGTCCTCGGGAGTGGAATTCCCGCGCGATGCGGCGCCTCCTGGAGAAGCTGACCAAGGAGCACCCGGCACGCGCCCCCACCCCAGCGCATTGA
- a CDS encoding helix-turn-helix transcriptional regulator: MEEHAEGATVKNDPMTRKKLTVHLGEALRAARARAQWTQADVAERVGVATEVYGRMERGNLTPSVPILRALCGVLRMDADEALALESRGTAAWLKEQPAPEEESPQIRRLMRALRLMDDKQLAALSVVARTLASSADE; this comes from the coding sequence ATGGAGGAGCACGCGGAGGGAGCCACGGTGAAGAACGACCCGATGACGAGGAAGAAGCTCACCGTGCACCTGGGAGAAGCACTGCGGGCGGCCCGGGCTCGGGCGCAATGGACGCAAGCGGACGTGGCCGAGCGCGTGGGGGTGGCCACGGAGGTGTACGGGAGGATGGAGCGCGGCAACCTGACGCCCAGCGTGCCGATCCTGCGTGCCTTGTGCGGGGTGTTGAGGATGGACGCCGATGAGGCCCTGGCCCTGGAATCCCGGGGGACGGCCGCCTGGTTGAAGGAGCAACCCGCCCCCGAGGAGGAGTCGCCACAGATACGCCGCCTGATGCGCGCGCTGCGCCTGATGGACGACAAACAACTGGCGGCCCTGAGCGTGGTCGCGCGCACCCTGGCATCATCGGCAGACGAGTAA
- a CDS encoding efflux RND transporter permease subunit translates to MLSWLIDASLRHRQVVLVGALALIVSGVLAFRELPLDAFPDTTPTQVQVNAVAPALTPVEVERQLTLPIEQALAGLPRVQELRSLSKFGLAQVTLQFEDGTDLWFARQQVAERLGRVELPAGLARPTLGPVATGLGEVFHYLVKSRTRSLAELRTLHDWVIAPRLRGVPGVAEVNAWGGEEKQWHVVVEPQRLQQFNLSLGDVYRALEANNANVGGGVVERGGGASLVLGVAALEKGEDVEEVVIAARHGVPVRIRDVARVEVGGEIRRGATTADGEGEAILGLGFMLVGENSHTVTKALAQRLEEVGKSLPEDVQVEPVYERTELVDHVLRTVRTNLFEGALLVIAVLFVALGHWRAGLIVAAAIPLSLLFAFNAMLSFGIAGTLMSLGAIDFGLVVDSSVILVENAEQRLAEAPPDSDSRRVIRDATLEVREPTLFGELIIGVVYLPLLTLEGVEGRLFRPMALTVIFALLGSALLSLTLMPVLASFALKRRAGRHHKPRLIMLLERAYQPVLHQALAHPRRVLAGAGLLGVGALVAATQLGSEFVPRLSEGTLVINTVRLAEVSLTESIRYGGQIEKVLREKFPDEVKRVWTRTGTAEIATDAMGIELSDVFITLKPREEWKRAETQEELVAEMKAELADLPGMRMAFLQPIEMRVNEMIAGVRGDVGIKLFGDDLDVLEAKAREMEAVVRAIPGAADVTVEQVTGQPVLQVTVDRSAIARHGIPAREVLDVVEAVGTRRVGEVREGERRFPLAVRLAPEYREEPAKLATVPVTAPSGERVPLGRLATLREVSGPTTIQREGGQRRLVIQANVRGRDLGGFVDEVRRTLEEKVELPAGYHVRFGGQFEHLERARTRLLIVVPIALALVFALLYLTYRRVLDALRILVSVPFAWVGGVLALLMRGLPFSISAAVGFIALSGVSVLGDMVLVSRVRQLLERGLPLGEALREAALSRLRPVLMTAAVAAIGFLPMALNTGVGAEVQRPLATVVIGGLLSSTVLTLLVLPVLYSVFGAGRTHTDR, encoded by the coding sequence ATGCTCTCCTGGCTCATCGACGCGTCGCTGCGGCACCGCCAGGTCGTCCTCGTGGGGGCGTTGGCCCTCATCGTCTCGGGCGTGCTCGCCTTCCGGGAGCTGCCCCTGGACGCCTTCCCGGACACCACCCCCACCCAGGTCCAGGTCAATGCCGTCGCCCCGGCCCTCACCCCCGTGGAGGTGGAGCGTCAACTCACCCTCCCCATCGAGCAGGCCCTGGCCGGACTGCCCCGCGTGCAGGAGCTGCGCTCGCTCTCCAAGTTCGGGCTCGCCCAGGTCACCCTCCAGTTCGAGGACGGCACGGACCTGTGGTTCGCCCGGCAGCAGGTGGCCGAGCGTCTGGGCCGCGTCGAGCTCCCCGCGGGTCTGGCGCGGCCCACCCTGGGGCCCGTGGCCACGGGACTCGGAGAGGTCTTCCACTACCTGGTGAAGAGCCGAACGCGGAGCCTCGCCGAGCTGCGCACGCTTCATGACTGGGTCATCGCCCCGAGGCTGCGCGGCGTGCCGGGCGTGGCGGAGGTGAACGCCTGGGGCGGCGAGGAGAAGCAGTGGCACGTGGTGGTGGAGCCCCAGCGCCTCCAGCAGTTCAACCTCTCGCTGGGGGACGTCTACCGGGCGCTGGAGGCCAACAACGCCAACGTGGGCGGCGGCGTGGTGGAGCGGGGAGGCGGGGCCAGCCTCGTGCTCGGGGTGGCCGCGCTGGAGAAGGGCGAGGACGTCGAGGAGGTGGTGATCGCCGCACGCCATGGCGTACCGGTGCGCATCCGGGACGTGGCCCGCGTGGAAGTGGGCGGGGAGATCCGCCGAGGCGCCACCACGGCGGATGGCGAGGGCGAGGCCATCCTGGGCCTGGGCTTCATGTTGGTGGGAGAGAACTCCCACACGGTGACGAAGGCGTTGGCCCAGCGTCTGGAGGAGGTAGGAAAGAGCCTCCCCGAGGACGTCCAGGTGGAGCCCGTCTACGAGCGCACCGAGTTGGTGGACCACGTGTTGCGCACGGTGCGCACCAACCTCTTCGAGGGCGCCCTGCTCGTCATCGCGGTCCTCTTCGTCGCGCTGGGCCACTGGCGCGCGGGCCTCATCGTGGCGGCGGCCATCCCCTTGTCCCTGCTGTTCGCATTCAACGCGATGCTGAGCTTCGGCATCGCCGGCACCCTCATGTCCCTGGGAGCCATCGACTTCGGCCTCGTGGTGGACTCGTCCGTCATCCTCGTGGAGAACGCGGAGCAGCGGCTCGCCGAGGCCCCCCCGGACAGCGACTCGCGGCGGGTGATCCGGGATGCCACCCTCGAGGTGCGCGAGCCCACCCTCTTCGGCGAGCTCATCATCGGCGTGGTGTATCTGCCCCTGCTCACCCTGGAGGGCGTGGAGGGCAGGCTCTTCCGCCCCATGGCCCTCACCGTCATCTTCGCCCTGCTCGGCTCGGCCCTCCTGTCCCTGACGCTCATGCCGGTGCTCGCTTCCTTCGCGCTGAAGCGCAGGGCGGGCCGTCACCACAAGCCGCGGCTCATCATGCTGCTCGAGCGCGCCTACCAGCCCGTCCTCCACCAGGCCCTCGCCCATCCCCGGCGCGTGCTCGCCGGCGCGGGACTGCTCGGGGTGGGAGCCCTCGTGGCCGCCACGCAGCTCGGCAGTGAGTTCGTTCCCCGCCTCTCCGAGGGCACCCTCGTCATCAACACCGTGCGCCTGGCCGAGGTGTCCCTCACCGAGTCCATCCGCTATGGCGGGCAGATCGAGAAGGTGCTGCGCGAGAAGTTCCCGGACGAGGTGAAGCGCGTGTGGACGCGCACCGGCACGGCGGAGATCGCCACCGACGCCATGGGCATCGAGCTGTCCGATGTCTTCATCACCTTGAAGCCCCGCGAGGAGTGGAAGCGGGCGGAGACCCAGGAGGAGCTCGTCGCGGAGATGAAGGCGGAGCTGGCGGACCTGCCCGGCATGCGCATGGCGTTCCTCCAGCCCATTGAAATGCGCGTCAACGAGATGATCGCCGGGGTGCGCGGCGACGTGGGCATCAAGCTCTTCGGAGACGACCTGGACGTGCTCGAGGCCAAGGCGCGGGAGATGGAGGCCGTGGTGCGAGCCATCCCCGGGGCCGCGGACGTCACCGTGGAGCAGGTGACGGGCCAGCCCGTGCTGCAAGTGACGGTGGACCGCTCGGCCATCGCCCGCCACGGCATCCCCGCCCGGGAGGTGCTCGACGTGGTGGAGGCCGTGGGCACACGCCGGGTGGGCGAGGTGCGCGAGGGCGAGCGGCGCTTTCCCCTCGCGGTGCGCCTCGCGCCGGAGTACCGCGAGGAGCCGGCGAAGCTCGCCACCGTGCCCGTGACGGCTCCGAGTGGGGAGCGGGTACCGCTGGGGCGGCTGGCCACGCTCCGGGAGGTGTCCGGTCCCACCACCATCCAGCGAGAGGGGGGACAGCGCCGCCTCGTCATCCAGGCCAATGTGCGCGGCCGGGACCTGGGCGGCTTCGTGGACGAGGTGCGCCGGACCCTGGAGGAGAAGGTGGAGTTGCCAGCCGGCTACCATGTCCGCTTCGGCGGGCAGTTCGAGCACCTGGAGCGCGCCCGGACGCGGCTGCTCATCGTGGTGCCCATCGCCCTCGCGCTCGTCTTCGCCCTGCTCTACCTCACCTACCGCCGGGTGCTGGACGCGCTGCGCATCCTCGTCAGCGTGCCCTTCGCCTGGGTGGGAGGCGTCCTGGCGCTGCTCATGCGCGGACTGCCCTTCTCCATCTCCGCGGCCGTGGGCTTCATCGCCCTGTCGGGGGTGTCGGTGCTGGGGGACATGGTGCTCGTCAGCCGCGTGCGCCAGTTGCTCGAGCGGGGCCTGCCACTCGGGGAGGCCCTGCGCGAAGCGGCCCTGTCACGCCTGCGGCCGGTGCTGATGACGGCCGCCGTGGCCGCCATCGGCTTCCTTCCCATGGCGCTCAACACGGGGGTGGGCGCGGAGGTGCAGCGCCCCCTGGCCACCGTCGTCATCGGCGGCCTCCTGTCCTCCACCGTGCTGACCCTGCTCGTGCTGCCCGTCCTCTACTCCGTCTTCGGCGCCGGACGGACCCACACGGACAGGTGA
- a CDS encoding OmpA/MotB family protein, producing MRSRLLISLCTFMLTTGCVTQGKYDLAMQNARTLDEQLQAEKAARTAAQEKVGQLEEQVKGLEAEKEALNTRLNTAEAGLSAGTAERRALEQKNAELTALNQELARSTKKLAEAKEALEKKSAEYENLSKSLEKEIAEGKVELSELKGRMTVNLKDKILFASGSARVGKEGDAALKKVAEALKGVQGKIIRVEGHTDDVPTDPKGPFPTNWELSLARAMAVVRALQDAGVDPTRLSAAGYGPYQPIAANNSPENRSLNRRIEIVLAPGDQATAAR from the coding sequence ATGCGGTCCAGGCTGCTGATCTCCCTCTGCACGTTCATGCTCACCACCGGTTGTGTCACCCAGGGCAAGTACGACCTGGCGATGCAGAACGCGCGGACGCTCGATGAACAACTCCAGGCGGAGAAGGCGGCGCGCACGGCGGCGCAGGAGAAGGTGGGGCAGTTGGAGGAGCAGGTGAAGGGGCTGGAGGCGGAGAAGGAGGCGTTGAACACGCGCCTGAACACCGCGGAGGCGGGGCTGTCGGCGGGAACGGCCGAGCGCCGGGCGCTGGAGCAGAAGAACGCGGAGCTGACGGCGCTCAACCAGGAGCTGGCGCGCTCGACGAAGAAGCTCGCCGAGGCCAAGGAGGCCCTGGAGAAGAAGAGCGCCGAGTACGAGAACCTCTCCAAGAGCCTGGAGAAGGAGATCGCCGAGGGCAAGGTGGAGCTGTCGGAGCTCAAGGGCCGGATGACGGTGAACCTCAAGGACAAGATCCTCTTCGCCTCGGGCTCGGCGCGGGTGGGCAAGGAGGGGGATGCGGCGCTGAAGAAGGTGGCCGAGGCGCTCAAGGGCGTGCAGGGGAAGATCATCCGGGTGGAGGGGCACACGGATGACGTGCCCACGGATCCGAAGGGGCCGTTCCCCACGAACTGGGAGCTGAGCCTGGCGCGGGCGATGGCGGTGGTGCGGGCGCTGCAGGACGCGGGCGTGGACCCGACCCGGCTGTCCGCCGCGGGCTATGGGCCCTACCAGCCCATCGCCGCCAACAACTCGCCGGAGAACCGCAGCCTCAACCGGCGCATCGAGATCGTCCTCGCGCCGGGCGACCAGGCCACCGCGGCGCGCTAG
- a CDS encoding efflux RND transporter periplasmic adaptor subunit, translating into MRPRIGPRVVAVLLALGAAACSSGSKPTGAEKSTPPPVDAGPPSATAITTQEVKLCEHGVPAELCTKCNPEFIDVFKAQGDWCEEHGLPESHCKQCHPELTFTARSSTPKDWCKEHAVPESQCTRCHPELVAKFIEAGDYCREHGYPESVCPYCHPEKVRAAGAEPPVFPEPGTRVRLASAETAREAGIRTVRVRRQPFARTLEVVGQLDFNQNRLARLSTRSDALVMEVRVDVGDEVKAGQPLAVVTSATVGEDQGRLSTAQARVRAALAAVSREQTLVERGISPRQALEEAQAELAAAEGEREAARAALGAAGASTGSQQGLFTLKAPFAGTVVARDAVPGRHVAGGQTLLQLADLGTLWAQLEVPEADALAVRAGQPVTLSFEGVPGETRQAPLTRVGASVEPATRTVRARVELPNPDHALKAGLFVRARVQVSAPHDALLLPREAIQHAEGRPLVFVKTGAGLYEPVAVELGAATREHVEVVKGLEPGAEVVTTGAFLLKTEILKGSIGAGCCEEGGG; encoded by the coding sequence ATGCGCCCCCGCATCGGCCCGAGGGTCGTGGCGGTCCTCCTCGCCCTGGGAGCGGCGGCCTGCTCGAGCGGCTCCAAGCCCACCGGGGCGGAGAAGTCCACCCCGCCTCCCGTCGATGCGGGTCCCCCCTCCGCGACAGCCATCACCACCCAAGAGGTGAAGTTGTGTGAGCACGGCGTGCCCGCGGAGCTGTGCACGAAGTGCAACCCGGAGTTCATCGACGTCTTCAAGGCCCAGGGCGATTGGTGCGAGGAGCACGGCCTGCCGGAGTCCCACTGCAAGCAATGCCATCCGGAGCTCACCTTCACCGCGCGGTCCTCCACCCCGAAGGATTGGTGCAAGGAGCACGCGGTGCCGGAGTCCCAATGCACCCGGTGCCACCCGGAGCTCGTGGCGAAGTTCATCGAGGCCGGGGACTACTGCCGCGAGCATGGCTACCCCGAGTCCGTGTGCCCCTACTGCCACCCGGAGAAGGTGAGGGCCGCGGGCGCTGAACCGCCCGTCTTCCCCGAGCCCGGCACCCGCGTGCGCCTCGCCTCGGCCGAGACGGCTCGCGAGGCCGGCATCCGGACAGTGCGCGTGCGGCGCCAACCCTTCGCCCGCACGCTGGAGGTGGTTGGACAGCTCGACTTCAACCAGAACCGGCTGGCGCGGCTGTCGACCCGGAGCGACGCGCTGGTGATGGAGGTCCGGGTGGATGTCGGCGACGAGGTGAAGGCCGGCCAGCCCCTCGCGGTGGTGACGTCCGCCACCGTCGGCGAGGATCAAGGACGGCTCTCGACGGCACAGGCCCGGGTGCGGGCCGCCCTCGCGGCGGTCTCCCGTGAGCAGACCCTCGTCGAGCGAGGCATCAGCCCTCGGCAGGCCCTGGAAGAAGCCCAGGCGGAGCTGGCGGCGGCCGAGGGTGAACGCGAGGCGGCTCGAGCTGCCCTGGGAGCCGCGGGCGCCTCCACCGGAAGCCAGCAGGGACTCTTCACGTTGAAGGCCCCCTTCGCGGGAACGGTGGTGGCCCGGGATGCCGTGCCCGGCCGGCACGTCGCGGGGGGACAGACGCTCCTCCAGCTCGCGGACCTGGGCACCCTCTGGGCCCAGCTCGAGGTGCCCGAAGCGGACGCCCTGGCCGTGCGCGCGGGTCAGCCCGTCACCCTCTCCTTCGAGGGCGTGCCCGGAGAGACGCGCCAGGCCCCCCTCACCCGCGTGGGTGCCTCGGTGGAGCCAGCCACCCGCACCGTGCGCGCCCGCGTGGAGCTGCCCAATCCGGACCATGCGCTCAAGGCGGGCCTCTTCGTCCGGGCCCGGGTGCAGGTGTCCGCCCCGCATGACGCGCTCCTGCTCCCCCGCGAAGCCATCCAGCACGCCGAGGGGCGCCCCCTCGTCTTCGTGAAGACGGGAGCGGGCCTCTACGAGCCCGTCGCCGTGGAGCTGGGTGCCGCGACCCGAGAGCACGTGGAGGTGGTGAAGGGACTCGAGCCCGGTGCGGAGGTCGTCACCACGGGCGCCTTCCTCCTCAAGACGGAGATCCTCAAGGGCTCCATCGGCGCGGGCTGCTGCGAGGAAGGCGGCGGGTAG
- a CDS encoding helix-turn-helix domain-containing protein gives MDDKLRHILGDMARAARLRQGLTQAEVAQRVRLKPAVYGRIERGKMTPSVPSLRRICATLGLSADALLSLSPRAQDAKGSAARRSSEPIEHPELSRIIHLLRDWPPERLSLARKLLETADSHFSR, from the coding sequence ATGGATGACAAGCTGCGACACATTCTCGGGGACATGGCTCGCGCGGCCCGTCTGCGCCAGGGCCTCACCCAGGCGGAAGTCGCCCAGCGGGTCCGGCTCAAGCCCGCGGTCTACGGCCGGATCGAGCGTGGGAAGATGACGCCCAGCGTGCCCTCCCTGCGCCGCATCTGCGCCACCCTGGGACTCTCCGCGGACGCGCTCCTTTCCTTGTCGCCGCGGGCGCAGGATGCGAAGGGGTCGGCCGCGAGGCGCTCGTCCGAGCCCATCGAGCACCCGGAGTTGAGCCGCATCATCCACCTCTTGCGTGACTGGCCTCCGGAGCGACTGAGCCTCGCGCGCAAGTTGTTGGAGACCGCCGACTCCCACTTCTCCAGGTGA